Proteins found in one Falsirhodobacter algicola genomic segment:
- a CDS encoding rcc01693 family protein: protein MIDWPGLMRAGLLGLGLHPDQFWRLTPLELRIMLGAEGSAPLTRARLEELARAFPDDGGHLDRDR, encoded by the coding sequence ATGATCGACTGGCCGGGCCTGATGCGGGCGGGCCTGTTGGGTCTGGGCCTGCATCCCGATCAGTTCTGGCGCCTGACGCCGCTGGAACTGCGGATCATGCTGGGGGCGGAGGGTTCCGCCCCCCTGACACGCGCGCGGCTGGAGGAACTGGCCCGCGCCTTCCCCGACGACGGAGGGCATCTTGACCGAGATCGATGA
- a CDS encoding HK97 family phage prohead protease, translated as MNGLQGAPERKFHATGTLEVQDGVIAGYASRFGLRDQGGDVVLPGAYGASLGRLGGRRVKMLWQHDAGEPIGVWDEVREDGTGLFVKGRILPQVARGREAIALLDAGAIDGLSIGYRTLRAERDAKGRQLAELDLWEVSLVTFPMQVEARVQAKSEDHGWRHVAAILRGAAAEIAAR; from the coding sequence ATGAACGGATTGCAAGGAGCGCCGGAGCGCAAGTTCCACGCCACCGGCACGCTGGAGGTGCAGGACGGGGTGATCGCGGGCTATGCCTCGCGGTTCGGACTGCGCGATCAGGGGGGCGATGTGGTGCTGCCGGGGGCCTATGGCGCAAGCCTCGGGCGGCTGGGCGGGCGGCGGGTGAAGATGCTGTGGCAGCACGACGCCGGAGAGCCGATCGGCGTCTGGGACGAGGTGCGCGAGGATGGGACGGGCCTGTTCGTCAAGGGCCGCATCCTGCCGCAGGTGGCGCGGGGCCGCGAGGCGATCGCGCTTCTGGATGCGGGGGCCATCGACGGGCTGTCCATCGGCTATCGCACGCTGCGCGCCGAGCGGGACGCCAAGGGGCGACAACTGGCCGAACTCGACCTGTGGGAAGTGTCGCTCGTGACCTTTCCCATGCAGGTGGAGGCCCGCGTTCAGGCCAAGAGCGAGGATCACGGATGGCGGCATGTCGCGGCCATCCTGAGAGGGGCCGCGGCCGAGATCGCCGCGCGCTGA
- a CDS encoding GTA-gp10 family protein, whose translation MNPFAGEVALGIDGQRHVAKLTLGALAELEAALEAGGLIALIQRFEEGRFSTRDVLAVVVAGLRGGGWRGEAADLMQAEIAPAEAARAAAQLLARAFALP comes from the coding sequence ATGAACCCCTTTGCCGGAGAGGTGGCGCTCGGGATCGACGGGCAGCGGCATGTGGCCAAGCTGACGCTCGGCGCGCTGGCCGAACTGGAGGCCGCGCTGGAGGCGGGCGGGCTCATCGCGCTGATCCAGCGGTTCGAGGAGGGGCGGTTCAGCACGCGCGATGTGCTGGCGGTGGTGGTGGCGGGCCTGCGCGGCGGCGGATGGCGGGGGGAGGCGGCGGACCTGATGCAGGCCGAGATCGCCCCCGCCGAGGCCGCCCGCGCCGCGGCGCAGCTTCTGGCCCGCGCCTTCGCGCTGCCATGA
- a CDS encoding phage major tail protein, TP901-1 family yields MAVQNGKDLLIKLDMTGDGQFETIAGLRATRISFNAETVDVTSLESQGGWRELLGGAGVRSASLSGSGVFRDAATDERARQVFFAGETPRFQVIIPDFGIVEGIFMITAIEYAGSHNGEATYELTLASAGALNFTALA; encoded by the coding sequence ATGGCCGTTCAGAACGGAAAAGACCTGCTGATCAAGCTGGACATGACGGGCGACGGGCAGTTCGAGACGATCGCGGGCCTGCGCGCCACGCGCATCAGCTTCAACGCCGAAACGGTGGATGTGACCAGCCTCGAAAGTCAGGGGGGCTGGCGCGAGCTTCTGGGCGGGGCGGGCGTCCGCTCGGCCTCGCTCTCGGGGTCGGGGGTGTTCCGGGACGCGGCGACGGATGAGCGTGCGCGGCAGGTGTTCTTTGCGGGCGAGACCCCGCGCTTTCAGGTGATCATCCCCGATTTCGGCATCGTGGAGGGCATCTTCATGATCACCGCGATCGAATATGCCGGCAGCCACAACGGCGAGGCGACGTATGAGCTGACGCTCGCCTCGGCCGGGGCGCTGAACTTCACGGCGCTGGCATGA
- a CDS encoding GTA head formation protein, RCAP_rcc01685 family, translating to MREAGSRFLYESFDAAAARIEANERVSEERWNGLEYRLVQIEGTLDRLERRIWLGVYGVAAFLLTQGAEALVNTAMR from the coding sequence ATGAGGGAAGCCGGCTCGCGCTTTCTCTACGAGAGTTTCGATGCCGCCGCCGCGCGGATCGAGGCGAACGAGCGCGTGTCCGAGGAACGCTGGAACGGCCTCGAATACCGGCTGGTCCAGATCGAGGGCACGCTCGACCGGCTGGAGCGGCGCATCTGGCTGGGTGTCTACGGCGTGGCGGCCTTTCTGCTGACGCAGGGGGCCGAGGCGCTGGTCAACACGGCGATGAGGTGA
- a CDS encoding NlpC/P60 family protein codes for MNAVVTEARAWIGTPYVHQAACRGAGTDCLGLIRGVWRALMGHEPEAVPAYTQDWSEPSGEEVLMQAAGRWLVPRPAGPPDPGDVLLFRMRDAGVAKHLGIVSGPDRFIHAYTGHGVTESPLSAPWARRIAARFAFPERI; via the coding sequence ATGAACGCCGTCGTGACCGAAGCGCGGGCATGGATCGGCACGCCCTATGTGCATCAGGCGGCCTGCCGCGGGGCGGGCACGGATTGCCTTGGCCTCATTCGCGGCGTCTGGCGCGCCCTGATGGGCCACGAGCCGGAGGCCGTGCCCGCCTATACGCAGGACTGGTCCGAACCCTCGGGGGAGGAGGTTCTGATGCAGGCCGCCGGGCGCTGGCTGGTGCCGCGCCCCGCGGGCCCGCCCGATCCGGGCGATGTGCTGCTGTTTCGCATGCGCGATGCGGGCGTGGCCAAGCATCTGGGCATCGTCAGCGGGCCGGACCGCTTCATCCACGCCTATACCGGGCATGGGGTGACGGAAAGTCCGCTCTCTGCCCCTTGGGCGCGCCGGATCGCGGCGCGTTTCGCGTTTCCCGAAAGGATCTGA
- a CDS encoding head-tail adaptor protein: MNRPLTLETPMDLPDGMGGVRRQWRALGRLWGDVSAGTVREVSGVYRVSVRVRVRAVPEGSASRPMRGQRLRDGTRAFRIRAVTDEGENLICHAEEET, encoded by the coding sequence ATGAACCGCCCCCTGACCCTCGAGACGCCGATGGATCTGCCCGACGGCATGGGCGGGGTCCGCCGGCAGTGGCGCGCGCTGGGCCGCCTATGGGGGGATGTGAGCGCGGGCACCGTGCGCGAGGTGTCCGGCGTCTATCGCGTGTCGGTGCGGGTCCGGGTGCGGGCCGTGCCCGAGGGCAGCGCCAGCCGCCCGATGCGCGGGCAGCGCCTGCGGGACGGCACGCGCGCCTTCCGCATCCGCGCCGTCACCGACGAGGGCGAGAACCTGATCTGCCATGCGGAGGAGGAGACATGA
- a CDS encoding head-tail connector protein gives MNLTEDIPVAPEALPIAALRAHLKLPAGFDDDGVPEALLEQYLRAAIAVIEGRTGKALIARGFRLNAPEGAPGGVLVLPLAPVTAAEGGGTLRPDAHRPRLEGLPPGPLAITLTAGFGPWEAVPPDLAQAVILLAAEYFEMRDEGALRVAGLPVRVAALLDRWRPVRLLRGAGRCA, from the coding sequence ATGAACCTGACCGAGGACATTCCCGTCGCGCCGGAGGCGCTGCCGATCGCGGCGCTGCGGGCGCATCTGAAGCTGCCGGCCGGTTTCGACGATGACGGCGTGCCGGAGGCGCTGCTGGAGCAGTATCTGCGCGCCGCCATCGCCGTGATCGAGGGGCGGACCGGCAAGGCGCTGATCGCCCGCGGCTTTCGCCTGAACGCGCCGGAGGGGGCGCCGGGCGGGGTTCTGGTGCTGCCGCTGGCGCCGGTCACCGCCGCCGAGGGGGGCGGCACCCTGCGCCCCGATGCGCACCGCCCCCGGCTGGAGGGGCTGCCCCCCGGCCCGCTCGCGATTACGCTGACCGCGGGCTTCGGCCCGTGGGAGGCGGTTCCCCCCGATCTGGCGCAGGCCGTGATCCTGCTGGCGGCCGAGTATTTCGAGATGCGCGACGAAGGCGCGCTGCGAGTGGCCGGATTGCCGGTGCGGGTGGCGGCGCTGCTGGACCGCTGGCGCCCGGTGCGCCTGCTGCGGGGGGCGGGCCGATGCGCATGA
- a CDS encoding phage portal protein has protein sequence MFDFLKRGAATAPEAKASATGPVISYQSSGRVAWSPRDAVSLTRTGFQANPIAFRAVKIIAEAAAALPMICQDAERRFDVHPLLELIRRPNAAQGRADFFEALYAQLLLFGNAYLEAVAGTRLPSELHVLRADRMNLVPGPDGWPAAYDYTVGGRSLRFDMTGGLQPICHIKTFHPQDDHYGLSPMQAAAVALDVHSSASRWSKALLDNAARPSGAIVYKGSDGQGTLSADQYDRLVTEIEMNHQGARNAGRPMLLEGGLDWKPMGFSPSDMEFHETKLAAAREIAIAFGVPPMILGIPGEATYANYQEANRAFYRLTVLPLAMKVAAAVSHWLAAFGGEEVELRPDLDQVPALAVERDQQWTRVGGAEFLTTAEKRMLLGLPRLAEE, from the coding sequence TGGCATGGAGCCCGCGCGACGCGGTCAGCCTGACGCGGACCGGCTTTCAGGCCAACCCGATCGCCTTTCGTGCGGTGAAGATCATCGCCGAGGCGGCGGCGGCGCTGCCGATGATCTGCCAGGATGCGGAGCGCCGGTTCGACGTGCATCCGCTGCTGGAGTTGATCCGCCGCCCGAACGCGGCGCAGGGGCGGGCCGATTTCTTCGAGGCGCTCTATGCGCAGCTTCTGCTGTTCGGCAATGCCTATCTGGAGGCGGTGGCGGGCACGCGCCTTCCGTCCGAACTGCATGTGCTGCGGGCCGACCGCATGAATCTCGTGCCCGGCCCGGACGGCTGGCCCGCCGCCTACGACTACACCGTGGGCGGGCGCAGTCTGCGCTTCGATATGACGGGGGGGCTTCAGCCGATCTGCCATATCAAGACGTTCCACCCGCAGGACGATCATTACGGCCTGTCGCCGATGCAGGCGGCGGCGGTGGCGCTGGATGTGCACAGCTCCGCCTCGCGCTGGTCGAAGGCGCTGCTGGACAACGCCGCCCGCCCGTCGGGGGCGATCGTCTACAAGGGCAGCGACGGGCAGGGCACACTTTCTGCGGATCAGTACGACCGGTTGGTGACCGAGATCGAGATGAACCATCAGGGCGCGCGCAATGCGGGCCGCCCGATGCTTCTGGAGGGCGGGCTGGATTGGAAACCGATGGGGTTCAGCCCGTCGGACATGGAGTTCCACGAGACCAAGCTGGCGGCCGCGCGCGAGATCGCGATCGCCTTCGGGGTGCCGCCGATGATCCTCGGGATTCCGGGGGAGGCGACCTATGCCAACTATCAGGAGGCGAACCGCGCCTTCTACCGCCTGACGGTGCTGCCGCTGGCGATGAAGGTGGCGGCGGCGGTGTCGCATTGGTTGGCGGCCTTCGGCGGGGAGGAGGTGGAACTGCGCCCCGATCTGGATCAGGTGCCCGCCCTTGCGGTGGAGCGGGATCAGCAATGGACGCGGGTCGGCGGGGCGGAGTTCCTGACCACCGCCGAGAAGCGGATGCTCTTGGGCCTGCCGAGGCTGGCGGAGGAATGA
- a CDS encoding DUF2163 domain-containing protein has protein sequence MTLSEHLATGATTICRAWAVERSDGAVFGFTDHDRDLAFEGVSFRANGALTARALQQSTGLSTDNSEALGALSDAGITEADILAGRFDRAEVRCWRVNWADPEARRMEFRGALGEITRVGGAFTAELRGLAELLNQTQGRVFQRGCGAILGDAGCGVDLTQPGLFAVAPVATISERRVLTFAGLTAYDDRWFERGRLRVLTGAAAGVIGLVKNDRLSGAARTVELWEAIGPALEPGDSVRLEAGCDRRADTCRLKFDNFINFQGFPHIPGEDWLASYPVSSGSNDGGSLFS, from the coding sequence GTGACCCTGAGCGAGCATCTGGCGACGGGCGCCACCACGATCTGCCGCGCTTGGGCGGTGGAACGGTCGGATGGCGCCGTCTTCGGCTTCACCGATCACGACCGCGACCTTGCCTTCGAGGGGGTGAGCTTTCGTGCGAACGGCGCGCTGACGGCGCGTGCGCTGCAACAATCCACGGGCCTGTCCACCGACAACTCCGAGGCGCTGGGCGCGCTGAGCGATGCGGGGATCACCGAGGCGGACATCCTCGCCGGGCGGTTCGACCGGGCCGAGGTGCGGTGCTGGCGCGTGAACTGGGCCGATCCCGAGGCCCGCCGGATGGAATTTCGCGGCGCGCTGGGCGAGATCACCCGTGTCGGCGGTGCCTTCACCGCCGAATTGCGGGGCCTTGCCGAGCTTTTGAACCAGACGCAGGGCCGGGTGTTTCAACGCGGCTGCGGCGCGATCCTCGGGGATGCGGGCTGCGGTGTGGATCTGACGCAGCCCGGTCTCTTTGCGGTCGCGCCCGTGGCCACGATCAGCGAGCGGCGCGTCCTGACCTTTGCCGGTCTGACCGCCTATGACGATCGCTGGTTCGAGCGGGGCCGCCTGCGGGTGCTGACGGGCGCGGCGGCGGGGGTGATCGGCCTCGTGAAGAACGACCGGCTGTCCGGCGCCGCCCGCACGGTGGAACTGTGGGAGGCGATCGGCCCCGCGCTGGAGCCGGGCGACAGCGTCCGCCTCGAAGCCGGCTGCGACCGCCGCGCCGACACCTGCCGCTTGAAGTTCGACAATTTCATCAACTTCCAAGGCTTTCCGCATATTCCGGGCGAGGATTGGCTGGCCTCCTATCCCGTGTCCTCGGGCAGCAATGACGGGGGGAGCCTGTTTTCATGA
- a CDS encoding phage major capsid protein → MTETMSRTGGGLPDPAHEIAEAMSGFVSELKGFKTDISKSLQQQDERLTMLDRKTMTWGRPALSTGAEMEAPHQKAFNAYLRSGDDDGLRGLSLEGKAMTTAVAADGGYLVDPQTADTIRSMLVSTSSIRSIANVVNVEATSYDVLIDRSEVGSGWSNETTSLTEATTPAIERISIRLHELSAMPKASQRLLDDSAFDVEGWLAGKIATRFMRAESAAFVTGDGVDKPTGFLTAAKVANTSWAWGSLGYVTSGAASDFASTSPADCIVNLVYALQSQYRANASFVMNSKTAGAVRKMKDADGRFLWSDGLAAGQPAHLMGYPVLICEDMPDIAANAYAVAFGDFTAGYTIAERPDLRLLRDPFSAKPHVLFYATKRVGGAVTDYAAIKLLKFATS, encoded by the coding sequence ATGACCGAGACCATGTCGCGGACCGGAGGCGGCTTGCCCGATCCGGCCCATGAAATCGCCGAGGCGATGAGCGGGTTCGTAAGCGAACTCAAAGGCTTCAAGACCGACATTTCCAAATCGCTGCAACAACAGGACGAGCGACTGACCATGCTGGACCGCAAGACGATGACCTGGGGCCGTCCGGCCCTTTCGACGGGCGCCGAGATGGAGGCCCCGCATCAGAAGGCCTTCAACGCCTATCTGCGTTCGGGCGACGACGACGGCCTGCGCGGCCTGTCGCTGGAGGGCAAGGCCATGACGACCGCCGTGGCGGCGGATGGCGGCTATCTCGTCGATCCGCAGACGGCGGACACGATCCGCTCGATGCTGGTCTCCACCTCGTCGATCCGGTCGATCGCGAATGTGGTGAATGTGGAGGCGACTTCCTACGACGTGCTGATCGACCGTTCGGAGGTGGGTTCGGGCTGGTCGAACGAGACGACGAGCCTGACCGAAGCCACGACCCCGGCGATCGAGCGCATCTCCATCCGCCTGCACGAATTGTCGGCGATGCCGAAGGCCAGCCAGCGGCTGCTGGACGACAGCGCCTTCGATGTCGAAGGCTGGCTGGCGGGCAAGATCGCAACGCGCTTCATGCGGGCGGAATCGGCGGCCTTCGTGACGGGCGACGGCGTGGACAAGCCCACGGGCTTCCTGACGGCAGCGAAGGTCGCGAATACGAGCTGGGCTTGGGGCAGCCTTGGCTATGTCACCTCGGGGGCGGCGTCGGACTTCGCCTCCACCAGCCCGGCCGATTGCATCGTGAACCTCGTCTATGCGCTGCAATCGCAGTACCGCGCGAATGCGAGCTTCGTGATGAACTCCAAGACCGCGGGCGCGGTGCGCAAGATGAAGGATGCCGATGGCCGCTTTCTGTGGTCGGACGGGCTGGCGGCGGGGCAGCCGGCGCATCTGATGGGCTATCCGGTGCTGATCTGCGAGGACATGCCCGACATCGCCGCCAACGCCTATGCCGTCGCCTTCGGTGATTTCACCGCCGGTTACACCATCGCCGAACGCCCGGATCTGCGGCTGCTGCGCGATCCCTTCTCGGCCAAGCCGCATGTGCTGTTCTACGCCACCAAGCGCGTCGGCGGCGCCGTCACCGACTATGCGGCGATCAAGCTGCTGAAATTCGCCACCTCCTGA
- a CDS encoding phage tail tape measure protein, protein MTEIDELDDQVSALESTLGSVTGMVGSFEGELSRMRDSMTLTGREADRLSSNIGGDMRRAFDGLVVGGNSLSDTLKSLAQSVSGSIYTAATKPVDQALGSLVSGGLNALLGGVTPFASGGAFSQGRVMPFAKGGVVSSPVNFPMRGATGLMGEAGPEAIMPLTRGADGRLGVQSQGGSSVNVTMHITTPDTQGFQRSQGQIAAQMNRALSRGQRNR, encoded by the coding sequence TTGACCGAGATCGATGAGCTTGACGACCAAGTGAGCGCGCTGGAATCCACGCTGGGTTCGGTCACCGGGATGGTGGGCAGCTTCGAGGGCGAGCTGTCGCGGATGCGCGATTCCATGACCCTGACGGGGCGCGAGGCCGACCGGCTGTCGAGCAATATCGGCGGCGATATGCGGCGGGCCTTCGACGGGCTGGTGGTGGGCGGCAACTCGCTGTCCGATACGCTGAAATCGCTGGCCCAGTCGGTCAGCGGGTCCATCTACACCGCCGCGACGAAGCCGGTGGATCAGGCGCTTGGCTCGCTCGTATCGGGGGGGCTGAACGCGCTTCTGGGCGGGGTGACGCCCTTTGCCTCGGGGGGGGCCTTCTCTCAGGGGCGGGTGATGCCGTTCGCCAAAGGCGGGGTCGTATCCTCACCGGTCAATTTCCCGATGCGCGGCGCGACCGGCCTGATGGGAGAGGCGGGGCCGGAGGCGATCATGCCGCTGACCCGCGGCGCCGACGGGCGGCTGGGCGTGCAGTCGCAGGGCGGCAGCAGCGTCAACGTCACCATGCATATCACGACGCCCGACACGCAGGGCTTCCAACGCAGTCAGGGGCAGATCGCGGCGCAGATGAACCGCGCGCTGTCGCGGGGACAGAGGAACCGCTAG
- a CDS encoding DUF3168 domain-containing protein translates to MSYGTAAALQAAIHGQLMAALDVPVLDDAPDGEPGTWVLIGPEEARDRSDKTGPGAEHRLVLSVMSDAEGFERAKGVAGAICDALARPMQMTRGRIAALWFDRAVARRLDAGRTRRIDMTFRARVEDQGDA, encoded by the coding sequence ATGAGTTACGGCACCGCAGCCGCGCTTCAGGCGGCGATCCACGGGCAGCTGATGGCGGCGCTGGACGTGCCCGTGCTGGACGACGCCCCGGACGGAGAGCCGGGCACATGGGTGCTGATCGGCCCCGAGGAGGCGCGCGACCGTTCGGACAAGACCGGGCCGGGGGCCGAGCATCGCCTCGTGCTGAGCGTGATGTCCGATGCCGAAGGGTTCGAACGGGCCAAGGGCGTTGCCGGCGCGATCTGCGACGCGCTGGCCCGGCCGATGCAGATGACGCGGGGCCGGATCGCGGCCCTGTGGTTCGACCGCGCGGTGGCGCGGCGTCTGGATGCCGGACGCACCCGCCGCATCGACATGACCTTCCGTGCGAGGGTCGAGGATCAAGGAGACGCGTGA
- a CDS encoding DUF2460 domain-containing protein: protein MAFHETRFPANLSFGSVGGPQRKTDIVTLANGYEERNTPWADSRRSYDAGVGLRSLDDVEALIAFFEARSGQLHAFRWKDWADCKSCLPSGTVGPLDQRIGHGDGQTTEFQLTKTYSSGGVDYVRTIAKPVAGTVVVALAGDPQVAGVDFEVDATTGRVRFAAPPAKGAELRAGFEFDVPVRFDTDQIQTSVSSFRAGDVPTVPVVEVRL from the coding sequence ATGGCCTTTCACGAGACACGCTTTCCCGCCAACCTGTCCTTCGGATCGGTCGGCGGGCCGCAGCGCAAGACCGACATCGTCACGCTCGCCAACGGCTATGAGGAGCGCAACACCCCTTGGGCGGATTCGCGTCGGTCCTACGATGCGGGGGTGGGGCTGCGGTCCTTGGACGATGTGGAGGCGTTGATCGCCTTCTTCGAGGCGCGCAGCGGGCAGCTTCATGCCTTTCGCTGGAAGGATTGGGCCGATTGCAAATCCTGCCTGCCGTCGGGGACGGTGGGGCCGCTGGATCAGCGGATCGGCCATGGCGACGGGCAGACGACCGAATTCCAGCTGACCAAGACCTACAGTTCGGGCGGGGTGGATTATGTCCGCACCATCGCAAAGCCGGTTGCGGGGACGGTCGTCGTCGCGCTGGCGGGCGATCCGCAGGTGGCCGGTGTCGATTTCGAGGTGGATGCGACGACGGGCCGCGTGCGGTTCGCCGCGCCGCCCGCCAAGGGGGCCGAACTGCGCGCCGGGTTCGAATTCGACGTGCCGGTGCGGTTCGACACCGATCAGATCCAGACCTCCGTGTCCTCGTTCCGGGCGGGAGATGTGCCGACCGTGCCGGTGGTGGAGGTGCGCCTGTGA